From the Rhinoderma darwinii isolate aRhiDar2 chromosome 12, aRhiDar2.hap1, whole genome shotgun sequence genome, one window contains:
- the LOC142664424 gene encoding protein kinase C delta type-like yields MTSTGHSEKKKRGDEKRKREEENVAGFKKSSKKRRGDQDRGLEDEEPSSGSSQDSGTSSPYARLNISRFTIHQVLGRGSFGKVVLASVPGRNTYMAVKMITKRDNTEVIMRERRILLAARDCPFLCHLYAAQQSRESACFITEYLSGGSLEASIRMCGCLDTGSVRFYTAEIVCGLQFLHGHNIVHRDLKPNNIMLDAAGHIRIIDLGLAQDGVTASNNIRGVTGTFYYMAPEVLLRKRYGPAVDWWSLGIVVSRMSTGRFPFNNGPDRQTAYKAITTKKPIFPSWLNTDVKHLVKKLLHKNPKKRLGVCGNIRAHPCFSTIGWEELEERRARPPFTPFEPVLENHHLQWPESKKSLHPLAGFSYMSPSWTGLDPPPLEITLIRCFSYLLFLLIVRVFCLCLFQ; encoded by the exons ATGACGTCCACTGGACACAGCgagaagaagaagagaggagaCGAGAAGAGGAAGAGGGAAGAGGAGAACGTCGCAGGATTTAAGAAGAGCAGTAAGAAGAGGAGAGGAGACCAGGACAGAGGATTGGAGGATGAGGAGCCAAGTTCTGGGAGCAGCCAAGACTCTGGAACATCCAGCCCCTATGCCAGGCTTAACATCAGCCGCTTCACCATCCACCAGGTCCtgggtaggggcagctttggcaaa GTGGTGCTGGCATCAGTCCCCGGCCGAAACACCTATATGGCCGTAAAGATGATCACCAAACGGGACAATACAGAAGTAATCATGAGAGAGAGGCGGATACTCCTGGCGGCCCGAGACTGCCCATTTCTATGCCACCTCTATGCCGCACAACAGTCTCGGGAGAGCGCATGCTTTATCACGGAGTATCTGTccggtggcagcctggaggcttcgatcaggatgtgcggctgcttggACACCGGCAGCGTAAG ATTCTACACAGCAGAGATTGTGtgtggcctccagttcctccatggacacaacatcgtccaccg agatctaAAGCCTAATAACATCATGCTGGATGCAGCTGGCCACATCCGAATCATCGACCTGGGGCTCGCCCAAGATGGCGTCACCGCCTCCAATAACATCCGTGGAGTGACGGGAACATTTTATTACATGGCCCCTGAGGTGCTTCTTAGGAAGAGATATGGCCCAGCAGTTGATTGGTGGAGCCTGGGGATTGTGGTGTCCAGGATGTCAACAGGACGCTTCCCCTTTAACAACGGCCCAGACCGGCAAACGGCTTACAAAGCCATCACCACCAAAAAGCCCATATTTCCATCTTGGCTTAACACTGACGTAAAACATCTCGTCAAAAAACTGCTGCATAAGAATCCTAAGAAGCGCCTCGGTGTGTGCGGGAACATCAGAGCGCATCCATGCttttccaccatcggctgggagGAACTGGAGGAGAGGAGAGCACGGCCGCCATTCACACCATTTGAGCCAGTTCTGGAGAATCACCATCTGCAGTGGCCGGAGAGTAAAAAATCTCTTCACCCCTTGGCCGGATTCAGCTATATGTCACCAAGCTGGACCGGGTTAGATCCTCCTCCTCTGGAGATAACACTCATCAGATGTTTTTCTTACCTTCTGTTCCTCCTCATTGTCCGTGTCTTCTGCCTCTGTCTCTTCCAATGA